From a single Cotesia glomerata isolate CgM1 linkage group LG6, MPM_Cglom_v2.3, whole genome shotgun sequence genomic region:
- the LOC123266845 gene encoding uncharacterized protein LOC123266845 gives MPPKKTKNDNNKYVLIWWIVSGEKTITELTKVPVAKRKKDEIIKLKWEGNDGKKKFYFAKIIEFGASVEDLDKIRLDNKGNVCDESTKLFTEDVLQQKKQLNMTKKISKEFEKKNQSHVEKKIMKQKPIFSIDEPPLCDRNKPKISKFKSISVEKTLSNKNDSCTDQDFIEDDSNALSSCININKVVNASDQQSSEDDKLINITGDHFIDPPNFNNLPVDQVDFDKPTDYGIDLSSIWNNDYLNNWSTINNRAINVSNSSPLEPLQQIDILSSNVLELKSLQNNDRDSSMQFSSGFKKQNSNESSTIFRPWDSSSETTTANTTSPPYWNDVEEEPPSESRVPTIDIPAHDSTDLETIKETVYAGSLATFLKNEVREADLDFIRMLEASINRAYESQQRYDRQSSEILKIPGCYTQPGEHMVEIVAGSKIYFPLSIKNQIEKTCEEENESCDWETLIKLALREVYGNNISNYSAKGIKVKGSHTDKYPPIDSRLYNAIFDWVRDKVGSKKIITTKMFNTTINKYCANKRTNENTHPHSTKQLDQPEFISEENLRFFKKIVQIIEDSYNMQRRETLPERQTYQLSNVYTQPAKTKVQISPNYEIYLPKSIYMYIERRSEIAKNKYDWRILIKEALLEVYGNQLKNYSAKGTRGGSPGINVELYRALYDWASSVTSEVILDGDFTDVINTLTANKKKGKKSK, from the exons atgccacccaaaaaaacaaaaaatgacaataataaatacGTGTTAATTTGGTGGATTGTCAGCGGCGAGAAAACTATTACCGAATTAACAAAAGTACCTGTGGCAAAACGTAAAAaggatgaaataataaaattaaagtggGAAGGAaatgatggaaaaaaaaagttttacttcgcaaaaataattgaatttggAG cAAGTGTTGAAGATTTGGATAAAATAAGGTTAGACAACAAGGGAAACGTATGTGATGAATCAACGAAACTGTTCACGGAAGATGTGCTTCAGCAAAAAAAGCAGTTGAAcatgactaaaaaaattagcaaagaatttgagaaaaaaaatcaaagccatgttgaaaaaaaaataatgaaacaaaAACCCATATTTAGTATTGATGAGCCCCCATTGTGTGACAGGAATAAAccgaaaatatcaaaatttaaatcaataagtGTCGAAAAAACATTaagcaataaaaatgattCTTGTACTGATCAAGATTTTATTGAAGACGATAGTAATGCACTATCATcatgtattaatattaataaagtcGTTAATGCTTCTGATCAGCAAAGTTCAGAAGATGATAAACTTATCAACATTACTGGTGATCACTTTATTGATCCAccaaatttcaataatttgcCTGTTGATCAGGTTGATTTTGATAAACCTACAGATTATGGAATAGATCTATCTTCTATTTggaataatgattatttaaataattggtCAACGATTAATAATAGAGCCATCAATGTTTCAAACTCTTCTCCGCTAGAACCTCTccaacaaattgatattttatcatCGAATGTTTTGGaattaaaaagtttacagAATAATGACCGTGATTCTTCAATGCAATTTTCTTCAGGTTTCAAAAAACAGAATAGTAACGAAAGTAGTACCATATTTCGACCGTGGGATTCGTCATCTGAAACAACTACTGCAAATACTACTTCTCCACCATATTGGAACGACGTTGAAGAAGAACCACCTTCGGAATCCAGAGTTCCGACTATAGATATACCTGCTCATGACTCAACTGATTTAGAAACTATAAAAGAGACAGTATATGCTGGATCGTTGGCtacatttcttaaaaatgaaG ttAGAGAAGCTGATTTAGATTTTATTAGGATGCTTGAGGCCTCCATAAATCGAGCCTACGAATCGCAGCAAAGATATGATCGGCAATCTTCTGAAATACTAAAA ATACCTGGATGTTACACTCAACCGGGAGAACATATGGTTGAAATAGTTGCAGGCTCTAAAATCTACTTTCCTTTAAGCatcaaaaatcaaattgagaaaacaTGTGAAGAAGAAAACGAGAGTTGTGATTGGGAAACATTAATTAAGTTGGCTTTAAGAGAAGTATACGGCAATAACATTTCTAATTATTCGGCAAAAGGTATAAAAGTTAAAGGATCTCATACCGATAAATACCCACCTATTGACAGTCGATTATATAATGcaatttttg attGGGTCAGAGATAAAGTtggttcaaaaaaaattataactacaaAGATGTTTAACACAACTATTAATAAGTATTGTGCAAATAAAAGAACTAATGAAAATACTCACCCACATTCTACAAAACAACTTGATCAACCAGAGTTTA TATCTGAggaaaatttaagatttttcaaaaaaatcgtaCAAATTATTGAAGATTCCTATAATATGCAGCGAAGAGAAACGTTGCCTGAGCGACAAACTTACcag ttatcgAACGTGTACACTCAACCAGCCAAAACAAAAGTTCAAATCAGTccaaattatgaaatttatctTCCTAAAAGTATTTACATGTATATCGAGAGAAGAAGTGAGAtcgctaaaaataaatacgatTGGAGAATTCTTATAAAAGAAGCCTTACTGGAAGTATATggaaatcaattaaaaaattacagtgcgAAAGGGACTCGTGGTGGCTCTCCAGGGATTAATGTCGAATTATATCGAGCACTCTACg ATTGGGCAAGCTCGGTGACCAGTGAAGTTATTCTGGATGGGGATTTTACGGATGTCATCAATACTCTCACAGCTAATAAAAAGAAGgggaaaaaaagtaaataa
- the LOC123267924 gene encoding uncharacterized protein LOC123267924 → MSETLELESISTKHNRILTEKTDKLQEENTALKDQIINLNERITRLEQAKISTITDPHFANNLSALEKRIVKASISSMDKHIRRNNIIVRGLNVTDSSAQKKSVTASLLEVNARVGSFLFEDPTMLEPSCLYSMRSAYDKETNHQGSILYEFMSSNGFILLNGRIPGDHNGDFTFSNARGNSTVDLVWVNSMNINLVKGLSISNALTKSDHFPVVVTLHSTQPIAIAQLSNVMCSAPPSFSLRWCPSSAHSYKNSMFVSPLIAQNFATAITNDLNHALQKAIMNAARDAGMLKLLNSQPKSRNRYISKPWHDDECRAKKKQTKTLLYHCKLEGQPSILWQHYHHSKKEYFNLIKHKAEKFQEKLTWNFNNARSPKDFWSAINSVKGYSTRKNEIPLNTWYDYFSSLFTPRKESSISLPLDYHESLDQEFTMGELCNSVKKCKAAKAPGTDGISNDFYKNLPDNWILFLLSFFNKIFETESVPADWIKVVFFMLYKKGDSALPSNYRSIALVNCVVKIFTQILHERLRKWAVQHKIIPEEQAGFCEGKGCTDNVFLLQLILQLQLRFPDSAAYILFIDFQRAFDSVPQDKLWAKLLRLGVSTKYIRLLKNFYDQVVMLIKKDSIYSEPIEITEGILQGEILSLLLFILYISDMIEFYYENNLDGFSLGGRREILMLLYADDIALLARSQIDLKYKLRILKKYCEINGLTVNVSKTKVMICRKSGRIRKSDKDFRYCGKDLETVKSYVYLGVPFCSNLKGDLAAAEFSKRGKQAAGTVISILAKLKASSWTRKTKVYNSICKSTFLYLVYIWGLRTECYKKFETAHLYFYKRLFCLPNCTPHFVIRLKLNLVHISLDILGLAYNWVTKILEMPDSRLPKVCYQRLLDLNPKSENLNWISQLRKMLAQINAEALLDNLSANFWKNNKMRILSKYKIYLKHKDLIRFCKVFEETSDGDLGRAAK, encoded by the exons atgtcAGAGACTCTGGAGCTTGAATCCATATCCACaa AGCACAACAGAATTCTGACTGAAAAAACGGATAAACTCCAAGAAGAAAATACTGCTCTCAAAGAtcagataattaatttaaatgaaagaatCACCAGGCTGGAGCAAGCAAAAATATCTACAATCACGGACCCTCACTTTGCCAACAATCTATCTGCCTTAGAAAAACGAATTGTAAAAGCGAGTATCTCGTCAATGGATAAACACATTAGGagaaataatataatagtaaGAGGCCTGAACGTGACTGACAGCAGCGCA CAGAAGAAGAGTGTAACTGCTTCATTATTGGAGGTGAATGCTAGAGTTGGAAGTTTTTTATTCGAGGACCCTACGATGTTGGAACCTTCATGTCTATACTCTATGAGATCTGCATATGATAAAGAAACGAATCATCAGGGATCCATACTTTATGAGTTCATGTCTAGCAATGGCTTTATTCTTCTAAATGGCCGCATTCCAGGAGATCACAATGGAGACTTTACTTTTAGTAATGCAAGAGGTAATAGTACAGTAGATCTTGTATGGGTTAACTCTATGAATATCAACTTAGTGAAAGGGCTATCCATTTCTAATGCTCTTACCAAATCGGATCACTTTCCAGTTGTAGTCACTCTTCATTCCACCCAACCTATCGCAATTGCGCAGCTCTCAAACGTTATGTGTTCCGCACCTCCTAGCTTTTCTTTGCGCTGGTGCCCTTCGTCAGCTCACTCTTACAAGAACTCTATGTTCGTCTCTCCACTCATTGCTCAAAACTTTGCCACTGCTATTACAAACGACTTGAATCACGCCCTTCAAAAAGCTATAATGAACGCCGCTCGGGATGCAGGAATGCTTAAATTACTAAACTCACAGCCCAAATCTAGAAATCGCTATATTTCAAAACCATGGCATGACGATGAGTGCAGAGCAAAAAAGAAGCAAACAAAAACCCTTCTTTATCACTGCAAACTTGAAGGTCAACCGTCCATATTGTGGCAACACTATCACCACTCTAAAAAAGAAtacttcaatttaattaaacacaaAGCCGAAAAATTTCAGGAAAAACTTACCTGGAACTTCAACAATGCCAGAAGCCCCAAGGATTTTTGGTCCGCAATCAACTCGGTGAAAGGCTACTCGACTCGAAAAAACGAAATACCTCTTAACACCTGGTACGactatttttcttcattattcaCACCAAGAAAAGAATCTTCCATCTCCTTACCACTTGACTATCATGAATCATTAGATCAAGAATTCACCATGGGGGAACTCTGCAATAGTGTCAAAAAATGTAAAGCAGCTAAAGCTCCTGGTACAGATGGAATAAGCaatgatttttacaaaaacttGCCTGATAACTGGATTTTGTTTCTACTAtctttctttaataaaatctttGAAACCGAATCAGTTCCTGCTGACTGGATTAAAGTAGTATTTTTTATGCTATATAAAAAAGGAGACAGCGCGTTGCCTTCAAACTACAGGAGTATTGCTCTAGTAAATTGTGTCGTAAAGATATTTACGCAAATATTGCATGAAAGATTAAGAAAATGGGCAGTACAGCATAAAATAATTCCTGAAGAACAGGCAGGTTTCTGTGAGGGAAAAGGCTGCACTGACAATGTTTTCTTGCTGCAGCTAATCCTTCAATTACAGCTTCGCTTTCCTGATTCAGCAGCATACATactatttattgattttcagCGAGCCTTTGACTCAGTACCGCAAGATAAGCTCTGGGCAAAACTTCTAAGGCTAGGTGTTAGCACAAAATATATTAGGctgcttaaaaatttttacgatcaGGTTGTTATGCTCATCAAAAAGGATTCTATTTACTCAGAACCTATTGAAATCACCGAGGGGATCCTACAAGGTGAAATCCTTAGCCTACTGTTATTCATTTTGTACATATCGGACATGATTGAATTTTACTATGAAAACAATCTGGATGGTTTCAGCCTCGGCGGCCGCCGAGAAATATTAATGCTGTTGTACGCCGACGATATAGCTTTACTAGCAAGATCACAAATAGATCTTAAATATAAGCTCAGGATCCTAAAGAAGTACTGCGAGATAAATGGACTCACAGTCAACGTTTCAAAAACTAAAGTGATGATTTGTCGTAAGTCTGGCAGGATTAGAAAGTCGGACAAAGATTTTAGATATTGCGGGAAGGACCTCGAAACCGTAAAATCTTACGTCTATTTAGGTGTTCCCTTTTGCAGCAACCTGAAAGGGGATTTAGCAGCAGCTGAATTTTCTAAAAGAGGCAAACAGGCAGCAGGAACCGTGATTTCTATTCTAGCTAAATTGAAAGCCAGCTCTTGGACCAGAAAGACAAAAGTCTACAATAGCATTTGTAAATCCACCTTTCTGTACCTTGTTTATATCTGGGGCCTTAGAACAGAATGCTACAAGAAATTTGAAACTGCACatctttatttctataaaagaCTTTTCTGCTTACCGAACTGTACACCTCATTTTGTGATTCGCTTGAAGTTAAATTTAGTTCATATCTCATTGGATATTCTAGGATTGGCCTACAACTGGGTAACAAAAATTCTAGAGATGCCGGATTCCCGCCTTCCAAAAGTTTGCTATCAGAGACTACTGGACCTTAACCCTAAATCAGAGAACCTAAACTGGATCAGTCAATTAAGGAAAATGCTGGCCCAAATTAATGCAGAAGCTTTATTGGATAATCTATCAGCTAACTTCTGGAAAAACAACAAAATGAGAATATTATCCAAGTACAAGATTTACCTGAAACACAAGGACCTGATTAG ATTTTGTAAAGTATTCGAAGAAACGAGTGACGGTGACCTGGGTCGCGCCGCCAAGTAG